A single window of Channa argus isolate prfri chromosome 12, Channa argus male v1.0, whole genome shotgun sequence DNA harbors:
- the tm4sf21b gene encoding transmembrane 4 L6 family member 5, with the protein MCTGACSRFIAIPLYILALVSVICNIILFFPDFKTKYADTASDGVDMLTPEVKYMGGLIGGGIMVLIPAIHIHLTSANKCCANRCGMFLSIGFAAAGVLGAVYSLSVASLGLANGPVCLWKNEINPIPQWGAPFANSSGSYLDDKEMWKWCEEPVNVVQFNLGLFSTLLVAACVELVLCAIQMVNGLFGCICGTCAKAE; encoded by the exons ATGTGTACAGGAGCGTGTTCAAGGTTTATCGCCATCCCTCTTTACATCCTAGCTTTAGTGTCGGTCATCTGCAACATTATACTCTTCTTCCCtgactttaaaacaaagtatGCAGATACAGCCAGTGACGGAGTGGACATGCTGACTCCAGAGGTCAAATACATGGGAGGCCTGATAGGAGGAGGAATCATG GTCCTCATTCCTGCCATCCACATCCATCTCACCAGTGCTAACAAGTGCTGTGCCAACCGCTGTGGG ATGTTCCTGTCCATTGGCTTTGCAGCAGCTGGTGTGTTGGGAGCAGTGTACAGTCTAAGTGTTGCATCCCTGGGCCTTGCCAATGGGCCAGTGTGCCTGTGGAAGAATGAAATTAACCCCATACCACAATGGGGGGCCCCCTTTGCTAACAG CAGTGGGAGCTACCTGGATGACAAGGAAATGTGGAAGTGGTGTGAAGAACCAGTGAATGTGGTTCAGTTCAACTTGGGACTGTTCTCCACTCTGCTAGTGGCTGCATGTGTGGAGCTTGTCCTCTGTGCCATTCAGATGGTCAATGGATTGTTCGGATGTATCTGTGGCACATGCGCCAAAGCAGAG TAA
- the mblac1 gene encoding metallo-beta-lactamase domain-containing protein 1 produces MVADVLSRSALPMKNSNAMMDTSPEDVSGQFQTVPLPESQLSFPGQPYSVSVLKVGYCLPQTDGTFKADGTVTLIEGPKTILVDTGGPWDRDFLLMSLKERGLEPGDVNLVVGTHGHSDHIGNLGLFPTAKLIVGCDISKGDIYHPNTLAEGHVHCVDEHISVVPSPGHTGQDVSVQVKGTLAGTVLVAGDLFECCSDEDSWRDLSMNTQKQEVSRREALRTADVIIPGHGHPFRVIRKL; encoded by the exons ATGGTTGCGGACGTGTTGTCACGCTCAGCTCTTCCTATGAAGAACTCTAACGCTATGATGGACACAAGTCCAGAAGATGTGTCAGGCCAGTTTCAGACAGTGCCTTTGCCTGAGTCTCAGCTGTCCTTCCCCGGTCAGCCGTACTCCGTGTCCGTCCTTAAAGTCGGATACTGTCTCCCTCAGACAGACGGGACTTTTAAAGCGGACGGAACCGTCACCCTCATAGAGGGACCCAAGACTATTCTGGTGGACACTGGAGGACCGTGGGACCGTGACTTTCTCCTCATGTCGTTGAAAGAGAGGGGCTTAGAACCGGGAGATGTAAACCTGGTGGTGGGGACTCACGGACATTCAGACCACATAGGGAATCTGGGACTTTTTCCAACAGCAAAGCTCATTGTGGGCTGTGACATCAGTAAAGGGGACATTTATCATCCCAACACGCTGGCAGAGGGACATGTGCACTGTGTGGATGAGCAC ATCTCAGTTGTTCCTAGTCCAGGCCACACAGGACAAGATGTCAGTGTTCAGGTGAAGGGAACCCTAGCGGGCACAGTACTTGTTGCTGGCGACTTATTTGAGTGCTGCTCAGATGAGGACAGCTGGCGTGATCTAAGTATGAACACTCAAAAACAAGAGGTCAGTCGCCGAGAAGCGCTGCGCACTGCTGATGTCATCATACCAGGACACGGTCATCCATTCAGAGTCATCAGGAAATTATGA